In the Pseudanabaena sp. PCC 7367 genome, one interval contains:
- a CDS encoding IS1 family transposase (programmed frameshift): MDTSKLTCPRCNSLKIVKNGKIHNGKQNFKCKQCNRQFVANSKKKYIANETKAQIDKLLLERVSLAGIARVVGVSPRWLQQYVNHKYAQVPQQVQVQAKKKGNLTIQMDELWSFVGKKRVKVWVWLAIDVNTKEIVGVHIGSRDEVGAQGLWQSLPPVYRQCAVCYTDFWRAYAQVVPSMRHQPVDKGSGLTNKIERFNCTLRQRASRLVRKSLSFSKKLANHVGAIWLFVHHYNSSLLV, translated from the exons ATGGATACATCTAAGCTAACTTGTCCAAGATGCAATTCACTCAAAATTGTCAAAAATGGCAAAATTCACAACGGTAAACAAAACTTCAAATGTAAACAATGCAATAGACAATTTGTAGCCAATTCTAAGAAGAAATATATCGCTAATGAGACTAAAGCTCAAATCGACAAACTTCTGCTAGAGAGGGTTTCACTCGCAGGTATTGCCAGAGTTGTAGGTGTATCACCAAGATGGCTACAGCAATATGTTAATCACAAATATGCTCAAGTGCCCCAACAAGTGCAGGTACAGGCTAAAAAAAAGGGCA ACTTAACCATTCAAATGGATGAGCTGTGGTCTTTTGTAGGCAAGAAACGAGTCAAGGTTTGGGTTTGGTTAGCTATAGATGTTAATACTAAGGAGATCGTAGGAGTGCATATCGGGTCTAGAGATGAGGTTGGTGCTCAAGGATTATGGCAGTCTTTACCACCCGTTTATCGACAATGTGCGGTTTGTTACACTGATTTCTGGCGTGCCTATGCTCAGGTAGTTCCGAGTATGCGTCATCAACCAGTGGACAAAGGTTCAGGCTTGACAAACAAAATTGAGCGATTTAATTGCACTCTTAGGCAAAGAGCTTCAAGACTGGTTCGCAAATCTCTTTCTTTCTCGAAAAAGTTAGCTAACCATGTTGGCGCTATCTGGTTATTTGTGCATCATTACAACTCATCCTTACTTGTATAG
- a CDS encoding Sec-independent protein translocase subunit TatA/TatB — protein sequence MFGLGWPEAIVITVVALALFGAKRLPELGRGMGETIKGFRDEMKGDPAEPNSEESNS from the coding sequence ATGTTTGGTTTAGGATGGCCAGAGGCGATCGTAATTACAGTGGTAGCGCTGGCTCTATTTGGCGCAAAGCGATTGCCAGAGCTTGGTCGAGGCATGGGCGAGACAATTAAAGGGTTTCGGGATGAGATGAAGGGCGATCCAGCGGAACCAAACTCAGAAGAAAGTAATAGCTAA
- a CDS encoding IS1 family transposase (programmed frameshift), whose protein sequence is MDTSKLTCPRCNSLKIVKNGKIHNGKQNFKCKQCNRQFVANSKKKYIANETKAQIDKLLLERVSLAGIARVVGVSPRWLQQYVNHKYAQVPQQVQVQAKKKGNLTIQMDELWSFVGKKRVKVWVWLAIDVDTKEIVGVYIGSRDEVGAQGLWQSLPPVYRQCAVCYTDFWRAYAQVVPSMRHQPVDKGSGLTNRIERFNCTLRQRASRLVRKSLSFSKKLANHVGAIWLFVHHYNSSLLV, encoded by the exons ATGGATACATCTAAGCTAACTTGTCCAAGATGCAATTCACTCAAAATTGTCAAAAATGGCAAAATTCACAACGGTAAACAAAACTTCAAATGTAAACAATGCAATAGACAATTTGTAGCCAATTCTAAGAAGAAATATATCGCTAATGAGACTAAAGCTCAAATCGACAAACTTCTGCTAGAGAGGGTTTCACTCGCAGGTATTGCCAGAGTTGTAGGTGTATCACCAAGATGGCTACAGCAATATGTTAATCACAAATATGCTCAAGTGCCCCAACAAGTGCAGGTACAGGCTAAAAAAAAGGGCA ACTTAACCATTCAAATGGATGAGCTGTGGTCTTTTGTAGGCAAGAAACGAGTCAAGGTTTGGGTTTGGTTAGCTATAGATGTTGATACTAAGGAGATCGTAGGAGTGTATATCGGTTCTAGAGATGAGGTTGGTGCTCAAGGATTATGGCAGTCTTTACCACCCGTTTATCGACAATGTGCTGTTTGTTACACTGATTTCTGGCGTGCCTATGCTCAGGTAGTTCCGAGTATGCGTCATCAACCAGTGGACAAAGGTTCAGGCTTGACTAATAGAATTGAGCGATTTAATTGCACTCTTAGGCAAAGAGCTTCAAGACTGGTTCGCAAATCTCTTTCTTTCTCGAAAAAGTTAGCTAACCATGTTGGCGCTATCTGGTTATTTGTGCATCATTACAACTCATCCTTACTTGTATAG
- a CDS encoding pentapeptide repeat-containing protein has translation MKLKNIATGLLVATSLTFSFGSQAKAEDPGHLLYLMKHLVCERCALDNIDVSDANLAGAFLNGVDMRDSRLSGVNLAFAELVEANLKRATLIDANLRNAFMMGITLNDARLTGARIDSSRLNYAQLVGADLSATSMISTDLTKADLSRANLTGASMRFAKAPGADFSGADLSDANLYFADLRGADLRGANLTGADLSKAKLAGAKLTGANLCRAIMPDGIPSLSDCGPEE, from the coding sequence ATGAAACTAAAAAATATTGCCACTGGATTGTTGGTTGCAACTAGCCTGACTTTTAGCTTTGGCAGTCAAGCTAAAGCCGAAGACCCAGGCCATCTTCTCTATTTAATGAAGCACCTGGTTTGTGAGCGCTGCGCCCTCGATAATATTGACGTGAGTGATGCCAATCTGGCTGGCGCTTTCCTCAATGGGGTAGACATGCGCGACAGCAGGTTAAGCGGTGTAAATCTAGCGTTTGCGGAATTGGTGGAAGCTAATTTGAAACGCGCTACCTTAATTGATGCCAACTTGCGTAATGCCTTCATGATGGGAATCACGCTTAATGATGCCAGACTCACGGGTGCCAGAATTGATAGCAGCCGACTGAATTATGCCCAACTGGTCGGAGCCGATCTCTCTGCCACCAGCATGATCAGCACCGATCTCACTAAGGCCGATTTGAGCCGGGCTAATCTCACGGGAGCCAGTATGCGCTTTGCCAAAGCTCCCGGCGCTGACTTTAGCGGAGCCGATCTCAGCGATGCTAATCTCTATTTTGCCGATCTGCGTGGTGCTGACCTGCGTGGCGCTAATTTAACGGGTGCTGATTTGAGCAAGGCCAAATTGGCTGGTGCAAAACTGACTGGCGCTAACCTCTGTCGGGCGATCATGCCAGATGGCATTCCTTCGCTGTCTGACTGTGGCCCCGAAGAATAG
- a CDS encoding ABC transporter permease, with protein MRHIIKVAQTLMNVYYAYMLEYRAEIILWVFTGTFPIILMGVWIKASEGGQFGFTAVEFARYFIAVFLVRQFNIVWVVWEFEKEVVKGTLSNRLLQPIDPVWHHFASHVSERITRLPIILVLIALFFALYPQAFWVPSWSNVLLAILVCSMSFCLRFLMQYTSAMMAFWTERASAIEQLMLMPYFFLSGLVAPLTVYPDAVREVIMWTPFPYMIFFPASLLVGLPVNIGRGLLTILAWGIAFFLLNRYLWRLGLRKYSGMGA; from the coding sequence ATGCGACACATCATTAAAGTGGCTCAAACCCTGATGAACGTCTATTACGCCTATATGTTGGAATATCGAGCGGAGATTATTCTATGGGTATTTACGGGCACATTTCCAATTATCCTGATGGGGGTGTGGATTAAAGCCTCTGAGGGCGGGCAATTTGGGTTTACGGCGGTGGAATTTGCCCGCTACTTTATTGCTGTGTTTCTGGTGCGCCAGTTTAACATTGTCTGGGTGGTGTGGGAGTTTGAAAAGGAAGTGGTGAAAGGCACCCTGTCCAATCGCCTACTCCAGCCGATCGATCCGGTGTGGCATCATTTTGCCAGTCATGTCTCGGAGCGAATTACGCGGTTGCCAATTATTCTGGTTTTGATCGCCCTGTTCTTTGCACTTTACCCCCAGGCGTTTTGGGTTCCCAGTTGGTCTAACGTGTTATTGGCAATTTTGGTTTGCAGCATGTCCTTTTGCCTGCGCTTTTTAATGCAATATACCTCGGCGATGATGGCCTTTTGGACAGAGCGAGCCAGTGCGATCGAGCAATTGATGCTGATGCCCTACTTTTTCCTGTCGGGTTTGGTTGCGCCCCTAACCGTTTATCCCGATGCGGTGCGGGAAGTAATCATGTGGACTCCGTTTCCCTATATGATCTTTTTTCCGGCTTCGCTGCTGGTTGGTTTGCCCGTAAATATTGGTCGCGGCTTGCTCACAATTCTGGCCTGGGGGATCGCTTTCTTCTTGCTCAATCGCTACCTGTGGCGCTTAGGACTAAGAAAATACTCCGGCATGGGCGCTTAG
- a CDS encoding O-antigen ligase family protein, translating to MGSGKLLGLLGALIYFVFTLLPNASTEAYRWPWVMIAQVGLLCMAIAALLGLWRKQSPFYWLGHHLDWPITLLFINLCLGVIFAPFRSQALWQSLIAFGCLAAIYAVNNYLSQDVITSDQTKSVKERWSETITIAAPKLRAKYSPKLINLLTFQGILSLVFIVESLANWLVTVLFPKLGEIQQLRQAGVKASFDFFDLANRNAAPLGHQNYVAGFLLLSMPILVGLAIAQKGIWRKVWAAGVVLGLVDLYTTSSRGGILALTVVGSAALLLLLWRSQIKRLWLGLGGLGFITAIALTFVFNQRLRYSLSFSIASLGNWLSGSGIDNPGFRAITTYTGWQIGLHHWLVGAGAGATPMLYQKFRPVWAARMAEMIAQLHSTPVQIWAELGLWGIVTSFLAIILLLALLIRLHRQPKWQADRQAQVFTYCLYGSLLGYGTIAITDYQLDIFAISGSLILILACIAHLGQVYGYGELPANGSSENLEPDQSNEPNDQDEQNESTVNEDLADPIEVSTITPTPDQSPQPSSEQILRPRLLPQLGDRPRNLVAPAATVFLLAGLVWLTPVHMAWQSSSVGFIFLDNARYYLEEEQDPTAGLENLDRFAKSLERAHNLAPWEPYYAYQLGWNLGDLGIRAAGLGIPPDVAQQMQTNAYGWFKSGIEADPNQEFGYTNAGWLQLITQSEIDRTNPADKFERALELLPIRRSLNFGLGLSWLQQQRPEEAIAAIAQECLYNPIFITNPGLQAAPFFPQVLSEVDRHYDEALAKLTDHPAKYRTVKLVQTLIHFWTAANRDRQQLLTDLRELEHQPISLLADAIANQPQNLTSTIENPQTAIEMLIAAWFTDSDPATRGALITRAWATAQKRLPSEFEQVQIAAIVERMNRSNSFLAWLTDPVIGTPLLREYRTARPGFGILARHEDGPDPTDLLPLQDNAIASVFFEPYFLDRATQILINLNFQSSAQ from the coding sequence ATGGGATCAGGAAAACTGCTGGGGCTGCTAGGGGCTCTGATTTACTTTGTCTTTACCCTGTTGCCAAATGCCAGCACCGAAGCATATCGCTGGCCCTGGGTAATGATCGCTCAGGTGGGATTGCTCTGTATGGCGATCGCGGCGCTGTTGGGACTATGGCGCAAGCAATCACCGTTCTATTGGCTGGGGCATCACCTGGATTGGCCGATTACTCTGTTGTTTATCAATCTCTGTCTGGGGGTTATCTTTGCGCCCTTTCGATCGCAAGCCCTCTGGCAAAGTTTGATCGCCTTTGGTTGCTTGGCGGCGATCTATGCAGTAAATAACTACCTCAGCCAGGATGTGATCACCAGCGATCAAACCAAGAGTGTTAAGGAAAGATGGTCGGAAACAATTACTATTGCTGCCCCCAAGCTCAGGGCAAAATATAGCCCCAAACTAATTAACCTGCTCACGTTTCAAGGCATCCTCAGTTTGGTTTTCATCGTAGAGAGTCTGGCAAACTGGCTAGTTACGGTGTTATTTCCCAAGCTGGGCGAAATTCAACAACTGCGGCAAGCGGGTGTTAAGGCATCGTTCGACTTTTTTGATCTGGCCAACCGGAATGCTGCGCCCCTAGGACATCAAAACTATGTGGCTGGTTTTTTGTTGCTGTCAATGCCGATTCTAGTTGGCTTGGCGATCGCCCAGAAAGGAATCTGGCGCAAGGTTTGGGCTGCTGGAGTTGTTTTAGGTCTAGTTGACCTTTACACCACCAGTTCACGGGGCGGCATTCTGGCGCTCACGGTGGTGGGTAGTGCAGCTTTGCTGTTGTTATTGTGGCGGAGCCAGATTAAGCGCTTGTGGTTGGGTTTAGGTGGCTTGGGCTTTATTACCGCGATCGCCCTCACCTTTGTATTTAACCAGCGTCTGCGCTATTCACTCTCTTTTTCGATCGCCTCGCTGGGCAACTGGCTATCCGGCAGCGGCATTGATAACCCTGGCTTCAGGGCGATCACCACCTACACAGGCTGGCAGATCGGCTTGCATCATTGGCTGGTGGGGGCGGGGGCAGGCGCTACGCCAATGCTCTATCAAAAGTTTCGCCCGGTCTGGGCAGCAAGAATGGCCGAGATGATCGCCCAACTACACAGCACCCCGGTGCAAATCTGGGCAGAACTAGGGCTATGGGGCATTGTGACTAGTTTTCTGGCGATCATTCTCCTACTTGCTCTATTAATTAGGCTACATCGCCAACCCAAGTGGCAGGCCGATCGCCAAGCGCAAGTTTTTACCTATTGCCTCTATGGCAGTTTGCTGGGCTATGGCACGATCGCCATCACTGACTATCAACTGGATATTTTTGCGATCAGTGGCAGCTTGATTCTCATTCTGGCTTGCATTGCCCACCTGGGACAGGTTTATGGTTATGGCGAACTCCCAGCTAATGGGTCGAGCGAAAATCTAGAGCCAGATCAATCAAACGAACCCAATGATCAAGACGAGCAAAATGAATCGACTGTAAATGAAGATCTAGCAGATCCGATCGAAGTATCAACTATCACTCCTACACCAGATCAATCACCTCAACCTTCATCAGAGCAAATATTACGGCCCAGATTATTGCCCCAATTAGGCGATCGCCCCAGGAACCTTGTCGCCCCTGCCGCCACCGTATTTTTGTTAGCGGGGTTAGTTTGGCTAACACCTGTACATATGGCCTGGCAGTCCTCCAGCGTAGGATTTATATTTTTAGACAATGCCAGATATTATCTTGAAGAAGAACAAGACCCCACCGCTGGACTTGAGAACCTCGATCGGTTTGCCAAAAGCCTGGAGCGAGCCCATAATCTTGCCCCCTGGGAGCCCTACTATGCCTATCAACTAGGTTGGAATTTGGGGGATCTTGGCATCCGAGCAGCAGGTTTAGGCATTCCTCCTGATGTTGCCCAACAAATGCAAACTAATGCTTATGGTTGGTTTAAATCCGGCATTGAAGCTGACCCCAATCAAGAATTTGGCTATACCAATGCGGGCTGGCTCCAGTTGATCACACAAAGTGAAATTGATCGCACCAATCCTGCCGATAAATTTGAGCGTGCCCTGGAGTTATTACCAATTCGCCGATCGCTCAATTTTGGTCTGGGTTTAAGTTGGTTGCAACAACAAAGACCAGAGGAAGCCATCGCGGCGATCGCCCAGGAATGTTTATATAACCCCATTTTTATCACTAATCCTGGCTTGCAAGCCGCCCCATTCTTTCCACAGGTATTAAGCGAAGTCGATCGCCACTATGACGAAGCCCTGGCAAAATTAACCGATCACCCCGCCAAATATCGCACAGTTAAGCTAGTGCAAACCCTGATTCATTTTTGGACTGCCGCCAACCGCGATCGACAACAGTTACTCACCGATCTCAGGGAACTGGAGCATCAACCAATTTCTTTGCTGGCGGATGCGATCGCCAATCAGCCCCAGAATTTAACTAGCACAATTGAAAATCCCCAAACTGCGATCGAGATGTTAATTGCGGCCTGGTTTACCGATAGCGATCCTGCCACCAGAGGAGCATTGATTACCCGTGCCTGGGCTACTGCCCAAAAGCGATTGCCGAGTGAATTTGAGCAAGTGCAAATCGCCGCGATCGTGGAGCGGATGAATCGATCGAACAGCTTTCTAGCCTGGCTCACCGATCCAGTAATTGGCACTCCGCTATTACGGGAATATCGCACCGCCCGACCTGGGTTTGGCATTCTGGCTCGCCATGAAGACGGCCCCGATCCCACTGACCTACTGCCACTGCAAGACAATGCGATCGCCTCGGTGTTTTTTGAGCCCTACTTTTTAGACCGAGCTACGCAGATTTTAATCAACCTTAATTTTCAATCCTCAGCTCAATAA
- a CDS encoding TerB family tellurite resistance protein encodes MPNQPSPPPITPHQMDILRAATAMAWADGQLEPDEIRLILDQLAQLFASGEEDQRSLKQSMREYLGQNIPLEEVIPNLETKADRKLVLSLGYQVIQASRRQPGEPMVNVDEAAAYQRLKRLLELPPDDVIDVEEEVIPDFEHHEEGSSLVQTLAAKLHQLITR; translated from the coding sequence ATGCCTAACCAACCCTCCCCGCCACCAATTACGCCCCACCAGATGGATATCCTCAGAGCCGCTACGGCAATGGCTTGGGCTGATGGTCAGCTAGAGCCGGATGAAATCAGACTGATTTTAGATCAACTAGCACAATTGTTTGCTAGTGGTGAAGAAGACCAGCGATCGCTCAAGCAGAGTATGCGTGAATATTTGGGGCAAAATATTCCCCTTGAAGAAGTAATCCCAAATCTAGAGACCAAAGCCGATCGCAAATTGGTACTCAGTCTTGGCTATCAAGTAATCCAGGCCAGTCGCCGCCAACCGGGTGAACCAATGGTGAATGTGGATGAAGCCGCTGCCTATCAAAGATTAAAGCGATTGTTGGAGCTGCCCCCCGATGATGTAATTGATGTGGAAGAAGAAGTAATCCCTGATTTTGAACATCATGAAGAAGGTAGTAGTTTGGTGCAAACCCTGGCGGCCAAGTTGCATCAGTTAATTACCAGGTAA
- a CDS encoding histidinol-phosphate transaminase has protein sequence MQQLVRPDIATLSAYKAESLADITATEIDKIDANEVSSDLPDWFKSQLGTIASDQIKANRYPDGEYAHLKQLIANYVGHGITSSQISIGCGSDEIIRSLLVVACLHRGSIMVAEPTFSMYDILARSLGIPVVKVPRHDQNFQIDLAAAQAAIEQHHVAAIGLVHPNSPTGNLLNSAELDWVRSLPSNILVVIDEAYFEFASHTLAAELDQHPNWLIMRTFSKAFRLAAYRVGYAFAANELIEALEKVRLPYNLPTIAHTAAELAMDNRDRLLELVPEIRQERDRLYRELSNLGLRVWPSAGNFLYARGQDNKAIAQALKQKGTLIRQTGGGLRITVGTRSQNQRLIERMGDCLNSL, from the coding sequence ATGCAGCAACTAGTGCGCCCCGACATCGCCACCCTTTCTGCCTACAAAGCTGAAAGCCTGGCTGATATTACCGCCACCGAGATTGATAAAATTGATGCTAATGAGGTATCTAGCGATCTACCGGATTGGTTTAAGTCCCAACTCGGCACGATCGCCAGTGATCAAATTAAAGCCAATCGCTATCCAGATGGCGAATATGCTCACCTCAAACAGTTAATTGCTAACTATGTGGGGCATGGGATTACGTCGTCCCAGATTTCGATCGGCTGTGGCTCCGATGAAATTATTCGATCGCTCTTGGTTGTGGCCTGTCTGCATCGCGGCAGCATCATGGTAGCTGAGCCCACCTTTTCGATGTACGACATCTTAGCTCGCAGCCTTGGCATTCCAGTGGTGAAGGTGCCACGCCATGACCAAAATTTCCAAATTGACTTAGCCGCCGCCCAAGCTGCGATCGAACAGCATCATGTGGCCGCGATCGGCCTGGTGCATCCTAACTCTCCTACGGGGAATCTTCTCAACTCAGCGGAACTAGATTGGGTGCGATCGCTGCCCAGCAACATCCTGGTGGTGATTGATGAAGCCTACTTTGAATTTGCTAGTCACACCCTGGCAGCCGAGCTAGACCAGCATCCCAACTGGTTGATTATGCGTACCTTCTCCAAGGCGTTTCGATTGGCGGCCTATCGGGTGGGCTATGCCTTTGCGGCCAATGAGTTGATTGAAGCCCTAGAAAAAGTGCGCCTGCCCTATAACCTGCCTACAATTGCCCATACTGCGGCAGAGTTGGCTATGGACAACCGCGATCGACTCCTGGAACTAGTGCCAGAAATCAGGCAGGAACGCGATCGCCTCTATCGGGAATTAAGCAATTTGGGTTTAAGGGTGTGGCCGAGTGCTGGCAATTTCTTGTATGCCCGTGGTCAGGATAACAAAGCGATCGCCCAGGCGCTCAAACAAAAAGGAACTTTAATTCGTCAGACTGGCGGTGGTTTGCGGATCACGGTGGGCACTCGATCGCAAAATCAACGCTTAATTGAACGAATGGGCGATTGCCTTAATTCTCTTTAG
- a CDS encoding pyridoxine 5'-phosphate synthase: MSIATTLGVNIDHIATIRQARRGVEPDPVAAAVIAELAGADGITVHLREDRRHIQDRDVKILRQTVRTHLNLEMAATDEMVEIALAVKPDYVTLVPEKREEVTTEGGLDILGQIDRLTKIVGQLQTAQIPVSLFVDPDIDQLEASAQTGAKLVELHTGTYANATNAIEQQQELEVLQTGGARAIALGLRLNAGHGLTYWNTKPVAAIPGMEELNIGHSIISRAALVGLDKAVREMKQLIDS; the protein is encoded by the coding sequence ATGTCGATCGCCACCACCCTAGGAGTTAATATTGACCACATTGCCACCATTCGCCAGGCGCGGCGCGGGGTGGAGCCAGATCCAGTGGCAGCCGCAGTGATTGCTGAATTGGCGGGTGCAGATGGCATCACTGTGCATTTGCGCGAAGATCGCCGCCATATTCAAGACCGTGATGTAAAAATTTTGCGGCAGACCGTACGCACCCATTTAAATTTGGAAATGGCAGCCACCGATGAAATGGTGGAAATTGCCCTGGCCGTAAAACCAGATTATGTCACCCTGGTGCCCGAAAAGCGGGAAGAGGTGACCACTGAGGGCGGCTTGGACATCCTAGGACAAATCGATCGCCTCACTAAAATAGTTGGCCAACTGCAAACCGCCCAGATTCCGGTTAGTTTGTTTGTTGACCCAGATATCGATCAGCTAGAAGCCTCAGCGCAAACTGGAGCCAAACTGGTCGAGCTGCATACTGGCACCTATGCCAATGCCACTAATGCGATCGAGCAACAGCAAGAGCTAGAAGTTCTGCAAACCGGTGGGGCAAGGGCGATCGCCCTAGGGCTGCGGCTCAATGCTGGGCATGGTCTCACCTATTGGAATACCAAGCCGGTGGCAGCGATTCCGGGCATGGAGGAGCTGAATATTGGCCATAGCATTATCTCCCGTGCGGCTCTGGTGGGGCTGGACAAGGCGGTGCGGGAAATGAAGCAGTTGATTGATAGTTAA
- a CDS encoding Crp/Fnr family transcriptional regulator produces the protein MQQNRPDSQQKILSAPFFVGLPGEAAAKATAKMVTRQHPAHQVILLENDWGNSVYFILSGWVKIRTYNLDGKEVTLNILGVGEMFGEMAPLDQVPRSTDVITLTPSTIGSLPASDFVRLIETEPIAGIHLARLMAKRLRQVNRRLRLRESDSTSRVADVLLFLAEGQGTKVSSGVEIPNLPHRELSSLSGLARETVTRVLGKLERKGLITRDGDRDVLCILDPNGLENLLA, from the coding sequence ATGCAGCAAAATCGCCCAGATTCCCAACAGAAAATATTATCAGCACCCTTTTTTGTCGGTTTACCTGGCGAAGCTGCGGCCAAAGCTACTGCAAAAATGGTGACGCGCCAACATCCTGCCCATCAGGTGATTTTGTTGGAGAATGATTGGGGTAACTCAGTTTATTTTATTTTGAGCGGCTGGGTAAAAATTCGCACCTATAATCTAGACGGTAAAGAAGTAACCTTGAACATTCTGGGCGTAGGCGAAATGTTTGGGGAGATGGCTCCGCTGGATCAAGTGCCCCGATCGACTGACGTAATTACCCTTACCCCCTCTACGATTGGTAGCCTGCCAGCTTCTGACTTTGTCAGGTTGATTGAGACCGAGCCGATCGCCGGGATTCACTTGGCTAGGTTAATGGCGAAACGATTGCGTCAGGTCAATCGGCGGTTGCGATTGCGCGAATCCGATAGCACTTCGCGGGTGGCCGATGTGTTGCTGTTTTTGGCAGAAGGTCAAGGGACTAAGGTTTCATCGGGGGTGGAAATTCCCAACCTGCCGCATCGTGAGCTAAGTAGCCTCAGTGGCTTGGCTCGGGAGACGGTCACCAGGGTGCTAGGCAAACTGGAGCGCAAGGGCTTAATTACCCGTGATGGCGATCGGGATGTGCTATGTATCCTCGATCCCAATGGCTTGGAAAATCTTTTGGCATAG